In a genomic window of Magnolia sinica isolate HGM2019 chromosome 16, MsV1, whole genome shotgun sequence:
- the LOC131229314 gene encoding heavy metal-associated isoprenylated plant protein 16-like, producing MKQKIVLKVQMNCQKCRTKAMEIAASTEGVISVTIDAEKEQVVVVGEGVDSIVLTSQLRKKVGYTDLISVEEVKPEEKKEEPKKPEPEKNPPPCIPYCHPYPHPCPQFVAYETVYDPNPSICSIM from the exons ATGAAG CAAAAGATAGTCTTGAAGGTTCAGATGAATTGCCAGAAATGCAGAACCAAGGCAATGGAGATAGCTGCGTCTACAGAAG GTGTGATCTCGGTGACAATAGATGCGGAGAAAGAACAGGTCGTGGTGGTTGGAGAGGGAGTTGATTCCATTGTTCTGACGAGCCAGTTGAGGAAGAAGGTGGGCTACACAGATCTTATCAGTGTAGAAGAGGTGAAGCCAGAGGAGAAAAAGGAAGAGCCCAAAAAGCCGGAGCCCGAAAAGAACCCACCTCCATGTATACCGTATTGCCATCCGTATCCACATCCGTGTCCACAGTTCGTTGCATATGAGACTGTTTACGACCCAAACCCTAGTATTTGTTCTATCATGTGA
- the LOC131229315 gene encoding heavy metal-associated isoprenylated plant protein 47-like — protein MNCEKCRKKALKAASIQGVSKVEIGGKEQEQIVVEAEGVCPAKLARLLQKKLGHAEIMTVEEVKPKQEKKEPKKDDPPQWTQHYYQYPQYVAGYQTVYEPSPGVCSLM, from the exons ATGAATTGCGAGAAATGTCGAAAGAAGGCATTGAAGGCTGCATCTATACAAG GCGTATCTAAGGTGGAGATTGGAGGGAAGGAACAAGAACAGATTGTGGTGGAAGCAGAGGGAGTTTGTCCTGCTAAGCTGGCTAGGCTTTTGCAGAAGAAGTTGGGCCACGCAGAAATAATGACCGTAGAAGAGGTGAAGCCAAAGCAAGAAAAGAAGGAGCCCAAAAAAGATGACCCACCTCAATGGACACAACATTACTATCAATATCCACAGTACGTTGCGGGATATCAGACCGTTTACGAACCAAGTCCTGGTGTTTGTTCTCTCATGTGA